The Macaca fascicularis isolate 582-1 chromosome 1, T2T-MFA8v1.1 genome includes a window with the following:
- the UBL4B gene encoding ubiquitin-like protein 4B: protein MFLTVKLLLGQRCNLKVSGQESVSTLKKLVSKRLKVPEEQQHLLFRGQLLEDDKRLSDYCIGPNASINVIMRPLEKTALKEAHQPKTQPLWHRLGPVLAKHFEPQDAKAVLQLLRQEHEERLQKISLEDLEQLAQYLLAEEQHVEPAGERELKAKAQPQSSCDMEEKEEAAADQ, encoded by the coding sequence atgttCCTCACAGTCAAGCTGCTCCTGGGCCAGAGATGCAATCTGAAGGTGTCAGGGCAAGAGAGTGTATCCACGCTGAAGAAACTGGTGTCCAAGCGGCTGAAGGTGCCTGAGGAGCAGCAGCACCTGCTTTTCCGCGGCCAGCTCCTGGAGGATGACAAGCGCCTCTCCGACTACTGCATTGGGCCCAATGCTTCCATCAATGTCATCATGCGGCCCTTAGAGAAGACGGCGCTAAAAGAGGCCCACCAGCCCAAGACCCAGCCCCTGTGGCACCGGCTGGGACCTGTCCTAGCTAAACACTTTGAACCACAGGATGCCAAGGCTGTGCTGCAGCTGCTAAGGCAGGAGCACGAGGAGCGCCTGCAGAAGATAAGCCTGGAGGACCTGGAGCAGCTGGCCCAGTACCTCCTGGCAGAGGAGCAGCATGTGGAGCCAGCTGGAGAGAGGGAGCTCAAGGCGAAGGCACAGCCTCAGAGCTCCTGCGacatggaggagaaggaggaggcagcagcTGATCAGTAA